The following coding sequences lie in one Mucilaginibacter sp. KACC 22773 genomic window:
- a CDS encoding DUF7948 domain-containing protein translates to MFTCKRLLYNILITVAIVIAYARQLKADEIKPTTAQQKGFVENVGQIKDQKNKDNDQVKFLLPLSKGMNIQLKANSFSYDTYIVHQSQSGNERNRRERFKLSATNHKYQVSFHRVDVELLNANSSPRIITEYPSHVLHIYYNQTRSGPLYAHSYQKVTYKNIYPFIDLVCEAKLINGDIAFEYYFVVHPQGNVNQIRLKYKGALKTYLKEKKIYLSVNKGRFAERVPSSYVTAEKQVDVDELSGKNKINVNYEQVGVNTYGFTAPAYDKRHTLIIDPTPDLLWGTYLGGSDDDIGYAIAKDAMGNLFMVGTTDDDNLATSGVYQSQMQGPGDGMIAKYNAAGKLVWVTYYGGNNYDILYSVAVDKNNDVLVAGNAFSDNNITTAGAFEPVKKGPTWGTKAFIAKFSNDGVRKWATYVGGDGVETGYAIATDNENNVLLTGSTTSSQGIATPGAYQTKFIGSIDLQISDAYLVKFDASGNKLWGTYFGGADDDRGYGITVDKNDNIIITGLTYSTQAVASLQAVQKTIGSVAPQGGDGFVAKFNSTGALQWATYCGGGGGDYGWCAGTDSQNNIVIGGYTGSLNNIATANTQQPSTAANNYGDGFIIKYTPDGKILWGTYYGGSSTDYINGLAVDKNDNIWVTGSAGTNENISTPGTYQPLKGDYNCAFVAKFKNNGKRIWGTFYGTGGPYDNGTGYGITVTGDGEAAITGRTGSVKNISSCGAAQPNLAGVRDAFVAKLTESSGASTLPSVSIIADQGAPVCVGTLINFTAVPINGGSAPVFKWKVNGQDVGANSSIYSSTQIKNGDKVSCSIVSNSPCIVSNTGLSNVLVMVVNEPVTPAVTISASASHICSGTPVTFTAHPQFEGMAPLYQWKLNNNNTGNNSPVYLNNLLNDGDVISCTLTNPSGCVTNAMAVSNTVKMEVATVLTPGVSISLSNNNVCEGTPVTFKAQAQNVSTQVNYQWKVNGINAGTNSAAYAADNLKNGDFVQCEITDAASVCQLSAITSNSVTMIVNPIPIVTINANQTILKGKSTVLNTSASINIVKYEWSPASGLDDVGAASPLARPNQTTIYKLTATSASGCQATDSITIAVVTDIEIVNTFTPNNDGVNDTWDIKGLVDYSNCTVDIYTRYGQHIFHSLGYKQPWNGTYKNSQLPFGVYYYVINLKNGKKALAGNVTILR, encoded by the coding sequence ATGTTTACCTGCAAGCGCCTTCTTTACAATATATTAATCACCGTAGCTATTGTTATAGCATATGCACGCCAACTGAAAGCTGATGAAATTAAACCCACAACTGCTCAACAAAAGGGTTTTGTTGAGAATGTTGGACAAATAAAAGATCAGAAAAACAAAGATAATGATCAGGTTAAGTTCCTGTTACCGCTATCTAAAGGGATGAATATACAGCTAAAGGCCAACAGCTTTAGTTATGATACCTACATTGTACACCAATCGCAGTCGGGAAATGAGCGAAACCGAAGGGAAAGATTCAAACTTTCGGCAACAAACCATAAATACCAGGTGAGTTTTCACCGGGTTGATGTCGAACTTTTAAATGCCAACTCATCACCCCGAATTATAACCGAATATCCTTCGCATGTTTTACATATATATTATAACCAAACACGCAGCGGGCCATTGTATGCACATAGTTATCAAAAAGTTACGTATAAAAATATTTACCCGTTCATCGACCTGGTTTGTGAGGCAAAACTTATCAATGGGGATATAGCATTTGAGTATTATTTTGTTGTTCATCCACAGGGAAATGTCAATCAGATCCGTTTGAAATACAAAGGGGCATTAAAAACCTATCTGAAAGAAAAAAAGATATACCTATCTGTAAACAAAGGCAGGTTTGCCGAACGTGTGCCATCAAGTTATGTAACTGCTGAAAAGCAGGTTGATGTTGACGAATTATCTGGCAAAAATAAGATTAACGTAAATTATGAACAAGTTGGTGTCAATACCTATGGATTTACTGCACCTGCATATGATAAGCGACATACGTTGATCATTGACCCAACGCCCGATCTGTTGTGGGGGACCTATTTAGGCGGAAGTGATGATGACATTGGGTACGCTATTGCCAAAGATGCTATGGGAAACCTATTTATGGTCGGCACAACCGACGATGATAACCTGGCCACATCTGGTGTTTACCAAAGCCAGATGCAAGGCCCCGGCGATGGCATGATAGCCAAATATAATGCTGCCGGTAAATTGGTTTGGGTAACCTATTATGGCGGCAATAATTATGATATTTTATATAGTGTTGCTGTAGATAAAAATAATGATGTGCTGGTTGCCGGTAATGCTTTTTCTGATAATAATATAACTACGGCCGGTGCGTTTGAGCCGGTGAAAAAAGGCCCTACATGGGGTACCAAGGCTTTTATAGCCAAGTTTAGTAATGATGGGGTAAGGAAATGGGCCACCTATGTTGGCGGCGACGGTGTTGAAACCGGATATGCCATAGCTACCGATAATGAAAATAATGTTTTGCTAACAGGCAGCACAACATCGTCGCAGGGTATTGCAACACCAGGTGCTTATCAAACGAAATTTATCGGCAGTATCGATCTGCAAATTTCTGACGCTTACCTGGTAAAGTTTGATGCCAGCGGAAACAAACTTTGGGGGACCTATTTTGGAGGCGCCGATGACGACCGGGGATATGGCATTACAGTTGATAAAAACGATAATATTATAATAACCGGTTTAACTTATTCTACGCAGGCTGTTGCATCGCTGCAAGCTGTACAAAAAACTATAGGGAGTGTAGCCCCGCAGGGAGGCGATGGTTTTGTAGCGAAATTTAATAGTACAGGAGCATTACAATGGGCAACTTATTGCGGGGGCGGTGGCGGCGATTACGGATGGTGTGCTGGTACCGACTCGCAAAACAATATCGTTATTGGGGGATATACCGGCTCACTAAATAATATAGCTACTGCCAACACACAGCAACCTTCAACTGCTGCCAATAATTATGGTGATGGCTTTATTATAAAATACACGCCCGATGGAAAGATTTTGTGGGGCACCTATTATGGAGGGAGTAGTACAGATTACATAAACGGATTGGCAGTTGATAAAAACGATAATATTTGGGTAACCGGCTCGGCCGGCACTAATGAAAATATTTCTACACCGGGAACTTACCAGCCGTTAAAGGGCGATTATAACTGTGCCTTTGTTGCCAAATTTAAAAATAATGGCAAGCGTATTTGGGGTACCTTTTATGGTACCGGCGGACCTTATGATAACGGGACCGGTTACGGTATTACTGTTACGGGGGATGGCGAGGCGGCCATAACAGGAAGAACAGGCTCCGTTAAAAATATCTCGTCGTGTGGAGCGGCGCAGCCTAATTTAGCGGGTGTCCGGGATGCTTTTGTTGCCAAATTAACCGAGAGCAGCGGAGCATCTACTCTTCCTTCGGTATCCATAATTGCAGACCAAGGTGCCCCTGTATGCGTGGGTACTTTAATAAATTTTACAGCTGTACCTATAAACGGCGGTAGTGCGCCCGTATTTAAATGGAAAGTAAACGGCCAAGATGTTGGTGCTAATAGCAGTATCTATTCATCAACCCAAATCAAAAACGGAGATAAAGTTAGCTGTAGTATTGTCAGTAATTCGCCGTGTATTGTATCCAATACCGGTTTGTCAAATGTATTAGTGATGGTTGTAAATGAACCGGTTACGCCAGCAGTAACTATAAGCGCGTCTGCCAGTCATATTTGTTCAGGCACACCGGTTACTTTTACTGCACATCCTCAGTTTGAGGGGATGGCACCCTTATATCAGTGGAAATTAAATAACAATAACACCGGTAATAACAGCCCGGTTTATCTCAATAATTTGCTTAACGATGGTGATGTGATCAGTTGTACGTTAACTAATCCATCGGGATGTGTTACCAACGCAATGGCGGTTTCCAATACCGTAAAAATGGAAGTAGCAACAGTACTTACCCCTGGTGTAAGTATCTCGTTGTCAAATAATAATGTTTGTGAGGGTACGCCTGTAACATTTAAGGCTCAGGCACAAAATGTAAGTACGCAAGTTAACTATCAATGGAAGGTTAATGGGATAAACGCAGGTACTAACTCGGCTGCTTATGCTGCGGATAACCTTAAAAACGGAGATTTTGTGCAGTGTGAAATTACCGATGCTGCATCGGTTTGCCAGCTGTCGGCCATTACATCAAATAGCGTGACCATGATAGTTAATCCAATCCCTATTGTTACAATTAATGCTAATCAAACCATATTAAAAGGTAAAAGCACGGTGTTAAACACTTCTGCTTCAATCAATATAGTTAAATACGAGTGGAGCCCGGCCAGCGGGCTTGATGATGTTGGTGCGGCAAGCCCACTCGCCAGGCCCAATCAAACAACAATTTATAAGTTAACCGCAACATCGGCAAGTGGATGCCAGGCTACTGATAGTATAACTATAGCCGTAGTTACAGACATAGAGATTGTAAACACGTTCACGCCAAATAATGACGGGGTAAATGACACCTGGGATATTAAAGGTTTGGTTGATTATTCAAACTGCACTGTTGATATATATACCCGATATGGCCAGCATATATTTCATTCTTTGGGTTATAAGCAACCATGGAACGGCACATATAAAAATTCGCAGCTTCCATTTGGTGTTTATTATTATGTTATTAATTTAAAAAATGGAAAAAAGGCACTTGCCGGAAATGTTACTATTTTGAGATAG
- a CDS encoding DASH family cryptochrome: MSDRTILVWFRNDLRIHDNEILLEAVRKADKVLPVYCFDPYYFQQTASGASKTGSFRARFLLEAVADLRKNLQGYGAELIIRIGNPAEIIPQLAGQYQVNEVYHHREVAYEETAKSEEVEAALWKMRLNLKHFIGHTMYHKEDLPFPIKDIPDSFAVFKKKVERDSNVRPCVPTPEHIYTPDIAEAGELPTLQQLGLHQPVDDVRATNYFQGGETAALIQLHKYFSKSDLAVKAKSKAGIITNTSKLSPWLAVGCISPRQVYWEIFKHNDAQSSMLKLELLWRDYFRFMFKKHGQKFIQAKGTEEAVAVNNESFDKWAAGKTGVPFIDACMHELNATGYICNQCRQIVATYLVNDLKADWIKGAAYFEEKLIDYSPASNWGNWAFIAGINDAKVSKYTIAAIPQKELDTKSDFVTTWESSPVDEAGDLVGV, from the coding sequence ATGAGCGATAGAACGATATTGGTTTGGTTTAGAAATGACTTGCGGATACATGATAACGAAATTTTGTTAGAAGCCGTGCGCAAGGCTGATAAAGTTCTGCCGGTATATTGTTTTGATCCTTACTATTTTCAGCAAACAGCATCTGGCGCCAGCAAAACAGGAAGTTTCAGGGCCCGGTTTTTATTGGAGGCTGTAGCCGATTTACGTAAAAACCTGCAAGGCTACGGCGCCGAACTGATTATCCGCATAGGTAACCCCGCCGAAATTATACCCCAGCTTGCAGGCCAATACCAGGTAAATGAAGTATATCATCACCGGGAGGTAGCCTACGAAGAAACTGCAAAATCGGAAGAGGTGGAAGCTGCTCTATGGAAAATGCGGCTTAACCTTAAGCATTTTATAGGGCATACCATGTACCACAAGGAAGATTTGCCCTTCCCGATAAAAGATATCCCGGATAGTTTTGCCGTATTTAAAAAGAAAGTTGAGCGCGACAGCAACGTACGGCCATGTGTGCCCACACCCGAACATATTTATACCCCAGATATCGCCGAAGCGGGCGAGCTGCCAACCCTGCAGCAGTTGGGCTTACACCAACCTGTTGACGATGTGCGTGCTACCAATTATTTTCAGGGTGGCGAAACGGCCGCACTGATACAGCTGCATAAATATTTTTCAAAATCCGACCTTGCTGTTAAAGCCAAAAGTAAAGCAGGCATCATTACCAATACCTCAAAATTATCGCCTTGGTTGGCTGTAGGCTGTATTTCGCCAAGGCAGGTTTACTGGGAAATATTTAAGCATAACGATGCCCAAAGCAGCATGCTGAAACTGGAGCTGTTATGGCGCGACTATTTCAGGTTTATGTTTAAAAAACACGGACAGAAATTCATCCAGGCAAAGGGTACTGAAGAAGCGGTTGCCGTAAATAACGAAAGCTTTGATAAATGGGCGGCAGGAAAAACCGGCGTCCCGTTCATTGACGCCTGTATGCATGAATTAAATGCCACAGGTTACATTTGTAACCAATGCCGCCAGATAGTAGCCACCTACCTGGTGAACGACTTAAAAGCCGATTGGATTAAAGGCGCCGCCTATTTTGAAGAAAAGCTGATAGACTACTCGCCCGCAAGTAACTGGGGCAACTGGGCCTTTATTGCCGGGATAAATGATGCCAAAGTAAGCAAATACACCATAGCAGCAATCCCGCAAAAAGAACTGGACACCAAAAGCGATTTTGTGACTACCTGGGAGTCATCACCTGTAGATGAGGCGGGGGATTTAGTAGGGGTGTGA
- a CDS encoding 5'-nucleotidase, lipoprotein e(P4) family, which yields MKKSYTLSILLLLFTACATKKKTATGSAFSITNNGKVWGSIWQQRVAEYKALCFQAYNIARLRVDEGIKNSGSKPLAIVTDIDETLLDNSPYDAARALQNKDYTDATWKEWTDKAVADTVPGAPAFFKYAASKGVAIFYITNRNENERATTLKNLQLYGLPNADDAHLQLKTGTSSKEARRLNVLKTHNILLLCGDNLPDFDMLYDNHPSEENRVATTQKLEKEFGSRYIIIPNPSYGDFEGALFGFNYKLTNAQKDSIIRAKIKTDK from the coding sequence ATGAAAAAAAGTTACACACTTTCAATACTGCTGCTGCTGTTCACAGCCTGCGCAACCAAAAAAAAAACTGCTACCGGCAGTGCCTTTTCTATCACTAATAATGGCAAAGTATGGGGCTCCATATGGCAGCAAAGGGTGGCAGAGTACAAGGCTTTGTGTTTCCAGGCCTATAATATTGCCAGGCTTCGGGTTGATGAAGGTATAAAAAATTCCGGCAGCAAGCCACTGGCCATTGTTACCGATATTGACGAAACCCTATTGGATAACAGCCCCTATGATGCAGCCCGTGCCCTCCAAAACAAAGACTATACCGATGCAACCTGGAAGGAGTGGACCGACAAGGCTGTGGCCGATACGGTACCCGGAGCCCCCGCGTTTTTTAAATATGCAGCCTCAAAAGGCGTCGCTATTTTTTACATCACCAACCGTAACGAAAATGAGCGGGCAACTACTCTTAAAAATCTGCAGTTATATGGCTTGCCAAATGCCGACGATGCACACCTGCAATTAAAAACGGGTACATCAAGCAAAGAAGCCCGGAGGTTAAACGTGCTGAAAACCCACAACATCCTGCTGCTTTGCGGTGATAACCTGCCCGATTTTGATATGCTGTATGATAACCACCCATCAGAAGAAAACCGCGTAGCAACCACCCAAAAACTGGAAAAAGAATTTGGCAGCAGGTACATCATCATCCCTAATCCATCTTATGGTGATTTTGAAGGGGCGCTTTTCGGGTTTAATTATAAGCTTACAAACGCGCAAAAAGATTCAATCATCAGGGCTAAAATCAAGACGGATAAGTAA
- a CDS encoding NAD(P)H-dependent oxidoreductase, producing MKNIFVINGGQIFAHSGGLFNKTLLDTTVKYFEENPDFEVRSTDINYAYDPAQEAENYKWADVIIYHTPVWWFQLPHGFKKYIDEVFTAGYQNGIYRSDGRTAENPGINYGTGGLMHGKKYLLTTSWNAPVTAFTMPGEFFNEHSVDEGPLFGFHRMNAFTGMEPLESIHFYDVMKNANIAANLQNYQEHLTKLFIDNNNNHESVLNSLSEV from the coding sequence ATGAAAAATATATTTGTTATAAATGGCGGGCAGATATTCGCCCATTCGGGCGGCCTGTTCAATAAAACATTGCTGGATACAACTGTAAAATACTTTGAGGAAAACCCTGATTTTGAAGTGCGGTCGACCGATATCAACTACGCTTATGACCCCGCACAGGAGGCCGAAAACTATAAATGGGCCGATGTAATTATTTACCATACCCCCGTTTGGTGGTTTCAGCTACCTCATGGTTTTAAAAAGTATATTGATGAAGTTTTTACAGCGGGCTATCAAAACGGCATTTACCGCAGCGACGGCCGCACAGCCGAAAACCCCGGCATTAACTATGGTACCGGCGGGTTAATGCATGGCAAAAAATACCTGCTAACCACCTCATGGAACGCGCCGGTAACAGCCTTTACCATGCCTGGCGAATTTTTTAATGAGCACAGCGTTGATGAAGGCCCGCTGTTTGGCTTTCACCGCATGAATGCCTTTACCGGGATGGAACCTTTAGAAAGCATCCATTTTTATGATGTGATGAAAAACGCAAACATTGCAGCCAACCTGCAAAATTACCAGGAGCATTTAACCAAGCTATTTATCGACAACAACAACAACCATGAAAGTGTACTTAACAGCCTTAGTGAAGTGTAA
- the msrA gene encoding peptide-methionine (S)-S-oxide reductase MsrA, whose translation MPSNIQKITFGNGCFWCTEAIFQSLKGVISVTSGYMGGHVDNPTYKQVCTGTTGHAEVIELEYDADILSLDELLLVFFKTHNPTTLNRQGNDVGTQYRSAIFYTTAEQKDAAIAMINTLTNEKVFDSPIVTEVIPAGQFYKAEDYHQNYFNDNPGQSYCAFVIQPKLNKFAKEFTDKIKPELL comes from the coding sequence ATGCCTTCAAATATTCAAAAAATAACTTTCGGCAATGGGTGCTTTTGGTGCACCGAGGCCATTTTTCAATCGCTTAAGGGAGTAATTTCGGTAACGTCGGGCTACATGGGCGGCCATGTTGATAACCCAACCTATAAACAAGTTTGCACCGGCACCACGGGCCATGCCGAGGTAATTGAGCTGGAGTACGATGCCGATATATTATCGCTGGATGAACTGTTGCTTGTTTTTTTTAAAACCCATAATCCAACAACACTTAACCGCCAGGGCAATGATGTGGGTACGCAATACCGATCGGCCATATTTTATACAACCGCTGAGCAAAAAGACGCGGCCATTGCCATGATTAATACCCTAACCAATGAAAAGGTTTTTGACAGCCCGATAGTAACCGAGGTAATACCGGCCGGCCAGTTTTATAAGGCCGAAGATTATCATCAAAATTATTTTAACGATAATCCGGGCCAGTCGTATTGCGCGTTTGTTATCCAGCCGAAACTAAATAAATTTGCCAAAGAGTTTACGGATAAAATTAAGCCGGAACTGTTGTAA
- a CDS encoding LysR family transcriptional regulator, translated as MVNLEWFRTFKAIYETGSLTGAAESLFISQPGVSLHLSSLESYVGYKLFDRSSRKMVSTERAKILYNYIQESICKLEEAERHFHKSTEKDVPTISIGMCFETFQFTLESYLPTLPFNVIIKFGEYPQMLADLDSGILDMIITPQKGDYKGLEYKPFFKERIVVLAGPQTDVDEFNKLLKTKDLPKIQDWLKVQPWYGSSGDMEHLRRFWHTNFGKRPDFKPNFIVPNMGSIIRCLSGGKGIAVIPDFLSKTERDLGNIKLLWEGYNVIENTLYFGTRKKSIYAHEVAMVQEIFEREMV; from the coding sequence ATGGTGAATTTAGAATGGTTCCGTACGTTTAAGGCGATATATGAAACAGGTTCGTTAACCGGCGCGGCCGAATCCTTGTTTATTTCGCAGCCGGGGGTAAGCCTGCATTTAAGCTCGCTTGAAAGTTATGTGGGCTACAAGCTGTTTGATCGCTCATCGCGCAAAATGGTATCAACCGAGCGGGCGAAGATTTTGTATAACTATATACAGGAATCGATTTGTAAATTGGAAGAGGCCGAGCGGCATTTTCATAAAAGTACCGAAAAAGATGTGCCCACCATCAGTATAGGCATGTGTTTTGAAACTTTTCAGTTTACACTGGAATCGTACCTGCCCACACTGCCCTTTAACGTGATCATTAAATTTGGCGAGTACCCCCAAATGCTGGCCGATTTGGATAGCGGTATACTGGATATGATCATTACCCCGCAAAAAGGTGATTATAAGGGTTTAGAATATAAGCCGTTTTTTAAAGAGCGTATTGTGGTACTGGCGGGGCCGCAAACCGATGTGGATGAATTTAATAAACTGCTCAAAACAAAAGATTTGCCCAAAATACAAGATTGGCTAAAGGTCCAACCCTGGTACGGCTCATCGGGCGATATGGAGCACCTGCGGCGTTTCTGGCACACCAATTTTGGTAAACGCCCCGATTTTAAACCCAATTTTATAGTGCCCAACATGGGTTCCATCATTCGCTGCCTGAGCGGCGGAAAAGGCATTGCGGTAATTCCCGATTTCCTGTCAAAAACCGAGCGCGACCTGGGTAACATTAAACTGCTTTGGGAGGGTTATAACGTTATTGAAAATACACTGTATTTTGGCACACGCAAAAAATCAATCTATGCCCATGAAGTAGCCATGGTACAGGAAATTTTTGAACGCGAAATGGTGTAA
- a CDS encoding glycosyltransferase family 87 protein → MIQKLSKLIYYKPFVYSAWFGLSFLIVLKEILNHQGFNNYTIFKYNFLHTLHQQNLYAAYPEHYYDLNHYGPIFSIIFAPFTFFPDYVGIMLWVMFNAFVLFKAIQLLPLKENQYLIVLLICAHELMTASAHVQSNPLVAGLIILSFNFINKKQDFWAALMIALGTFIKLYGIVGLAFFFFSDNKLKFIASFIFWSVVMFVLPMLISSPAFIVQTYRDWYVDLKGKNLQNEGSIMQDICVMGFFRKVLNYPGLKNTVVIIPAMTLFALSYLRINCFKSTPYRLLILASALIFAVIFSSGSESPTYIIAFAGVGIWFMNLNRPVTGFEIFLLVLAIILTTLSPSDLFPRSIRETYVLPYKLKSLPCFLIWLKIVYETLSRNFVKPETKAAL, encoded by the coding sequence ATGATTCAAAAACTATCCAAACTCATTTATTATAAACCCTTTGTATATTCTGCGTGGTTTGGTTTGAGTTTCCTCATTGTGCTGAAAGAGATCCTGAATCACCAGGGTTTTAACAACTACACCATTTTTAAATATAATTTTTTACATACGCTGCACCAGCAAAACCTGTATGCCGCTTATCCCGAACATTATTACGACCTGAATCATTACGGGCCTATATTTTCAATCATATTTGCGCCCTTTACATTTTTTCCAGATTACGTGGGCATTATGCTTTGGGTAATGTTCAATGCTTTTGTGTTGTTTAAAGCCATCCAGTTGCTGCCGCTGAAGGAGAATCAATATCTGATCGTTTTACTTATTTGCGCCCATGAATTAATGACGGCATCGGCCCACGTGCAAAGTAACCCACTGGTGGCGGGGCTTATTATTTTAAGTTTCAACTTCATCAACAAAAAACAGGATTTTTGGGCAGCGCTGATGATTGCACTGGGCACATTCATCAAATTATACGGTATTGTAGGGCTGGCGTTCTTCTTTTTTTCCGATAACAAACTCAAGTTTATCGCCAGCTTTATTTTTTGGTCGGTAGTAATGTTTGTATTGCCGATGCTCATCTCGTCGCCGGCGTTTATTGTGCAAACCTACCGCGACTGGTATGTAGATTTGAAAGGTAAAAACTTACAAAATGAAGGTTCTATTATGCAGGATATTTGTGTAATGGGCTTTTTTCGCAAGGTATTAAATTATCCGGGGCTTAAAAACACGGTGGTAATTATCCCGGCAATGACGCTCTTCGCCCTTTCGTACCTGCGGATAAACTGTTTTAAATCGACACCTTACCGGTTACTTATCCTGGCATCGGCATTAATTTTCGCGGTGATTTTCAGCAGTGGGTCCGAGTCGCCTACTTATATTATCGCGTTTGCAGGTGTAGGCATCTGGTTTATGAATTTAAACAGGCCCGTAACCGGTTTCGAAATATTTTTACTGGTACTGGCCATCATTTTAACCACCCTATCGCCATCCGATCTTTTCCCCAGATCTATCCGCGAAACGTACGTATTGCCTTACAAATTAAAGTCGCTGCCCTGCTTTTTAATCTGGCTGAAGATAGTGTACGAAACCCTAAGCAGGAACTTCGTGAAGCCAGAAACCAAAGCTGCTTTATAA
- a CDS encoding polysaccharide deacetylase family protein, whose protein sequence is MILLGFDIEEFDMPLEYGKQISFAEQLAISTQGTNVILAILKAAEIKATFFCTANYAVHRPEVISQIVNEGHEIASHGYYHSDFKPEHLAQSKTKLQEISGAEVTGFRMARMMPVDEREIAKAGYTYNSSINPTFIPGRYNNFGKPRSWFYDQDVLQIPASVSPLIRFPLFWLSFHNLPMGLLKWMSGITHKKDGYLNLYFHPWEFTNLHDARFGFPKYVVKNSGQPFANRLEEFISWGKLKGYEFMRTDEFVKQRHPISK, encoded by the coding sequence ATGATCTTATTAGGGTTTGATATCGAAGAGTTTGACATGCCATTGGAGTATGGCAAACAAATATCGTTCGCCGAGCAGTTAGCTATATCAACCCAGGGTACTAACGTTATTTTGGCCATATTAAAAGCGGCAGAAATTAAGGCTACTTTTTTTTGCACAGCAAATTATGCCGTACATAGGCCGGAAGTTATTAGCCAGATTGTAAATGAAGGCCATGAAATAGCCTCGCACGGTTATTATCATTCAGATTTTAAGCCCGAGCACCTGGCACAATCAAAAACCAAACTCCAAGAAATATCCGGAGCCGAGGTAACCGGCTTCCGTATGGCCAGGATGATGCCGGTTGATGAACGCGAAATAGCTAAGGCTGGCTACACCTACAATTCATCCATTAACCCCACATTTATTCCCGGCAGGTACAATAACTTTGGCAAGCCCCGCAGCTGGTTTTACGATCAGGACGTGTTGCAGATACCGGCATCAGTATCGCCGTTGATCCGTTTCCCGTTATTTTGGCTCAGTTTTCATAACTTGCCCATGGGGCTGTTAAAGTGGATGAGCGGTATCACCCATAAAAAAGATGGCTACCTTAACCTGTATTTTCACCCCTGGGAATTTACCAATCTGCACGATGCCCGGTTTGGATTTCCCAAATATGTGGTCAAAAATTCGGGGCAACCGTTTGCAAACAGGCTGGAAGAGTTTATCAGCTGGGGAAAATTAAAGGGCTACGAATTTATGCGGACGGACGAGTTTGTAAAACAGCGGCATCCTATCTCAAAATAG
- a CDS encoding glycosyltransferase family 2 protein, with translation MISDLKMKLSVIIPCHNEQNNVGFLIQALTKTLNETEYNFELIFVDDGSSDNTVNEIKFNAEIYPNVFFIELSRNFGKDNALKAGIGVATGDAVITMDADMQHPPSLIIKMLQFWEEGYDIVYTYRENANPHAKFYQKATSKLFYKGINMLSDIKLEDGTADFRLMDEKVVRQLKQIDEHELFLRGIIKWAGFKQYGIPYTPSKRHTGEVSYSFIKLVKLAVGSIMAFSARPLYIMTGVGLTVSLMAVFYIPYVLVSFAEGYAVNGWASIIATIAFFGGLQLMVLSIIGVYVGKIFMQSKARPNYLIRSTNLVNVKNDLIRV, from the coding sequence ATGATTTCCGATTTAAAGATGAAACTCTCGGTCATTATCCCCTGCCATAATGAGCAGAATAATGTGGGGTTTCTGATCCAGGCGCTTACCAAAACCCTAAACGAAACCGAATATAATTTCGAGTTGATTTTTGTTGATGACGGCAGCAGCGACAACACCGTTAACGAAATAAAATTCAATGCCGAGATATATCCAAACGTATTTTTCATTGAACTTTCCAGGAACTTTGGGAAAGACAATGCCCTTAAGGCCGGCATTGGCGTAGCTACAGGCGACGCCGTTATAACCATGGATGCAGATATGCAGCACCCGCCCAGCCTGATAATAAAAATGCTGCAGTTTTGGGAAGAAGGCTATGATATTGTTTATACCTACCGCGAAAACGCAAATCCGCATGCAAAATTTTATCAGAAAGCTACTTCAAAACTTTTTTACAAGGGCATAAACATGCTATCGGACATTAAGCTGGAAGATGGCACTGCCGACTTTAGGCTGATGGACGAAAAGGTTGTGAGGCAATTAAAACAAATTGATGAACATGAGTTGTTTTTAAGGGGCATCATAAAATGGGCCGGTTTTAAACAATACGGCATACCGTACACCCCCTCAAAAAGGCATACCGGCGAAGTAAGCTATTCATTTATAAAACTGGTGAAGCTGGCAGTGGGCAGCATTATGGCATTTAGCGCAAGGCCATTATATATCATGACCGGCGTGGGCCTAACAGTTTCCCTGATGGCTGTTTTTTACATCCCTTATGTTTTAGTTAGCTTTGCCGAGGGTTACGCTGTTAACGGATGGGCATCTATTATAGCTACTATAGCATTTTTTGGGGGTCTGCAGTTGATGGTGTTAAGCATTATTGGCGTATATGTGGGCAAAATATTTATGCAGTCAAAAGCACGTCCAAATTATCTCATCAGGTCTACCAACCTTGTAAATGTAAAGAATGATCTTATTAGGGTTTGA